The sequence GCGCCGCAACGTATACCGGACGCGCTACACGCTGCGCGGACTGCTGCGGTAGAAGCGACAATATTGTTGGCGAGACCAACCTTGCCGAAACCGCCACACACCACGGATCCAGAAACCTCATGAGTGCTGCGGATAATCCAGTAATCGTCAAAATGCCAAGACCCACCATCTATGTGAAGGAGTTGTCGCGGCATGCGCGCAAGCGATTGTTGCGTCACTTTTTAGCGTTGGATAGCGGCGATCGGCTATTGCGGTTTGGCTCAGTATTGCCGGATACATTGGTGACGCGTTATGTCGAGGGTTTAGATTTTGATCGCGATACTATTTTTGGCGTGTACGACCGCAAATTACGATTGCTCGGCGCGGGTCATCTGGCATTTGCTCCACGAGAAGCGTTGCCATCCATGCGCGCCGCCACCACCAAAGAGCGGGTCGCCGAGTTTGGTGTCTCGGTATCGACGATTGCACGCGGCATGGGCGTTGGTACGCGCTTGTTTGAGCGTGCTGCGATTCATTGCCGGAATGCCGATATCGATACGTTATATGTGCATTGCCTGTCGTCCAACAAGGTCATGATGCATATTGCAAAAAAAGCCGGGATGACGATTCATCGCGATTATGGCGAGGCTGACGCTTATCTCAAGTTATTACCGGCCAGTCCAGCGACGGTTATTCTAGAGGCCATGCAAGAGCAGGTGGCGACGCTTGATTACACCTTAAAAGCGAACGTGCGCGCTGCGTTGAAGTGGCTGGGCAATTTGCCGGGTTTCAAGCGTAAATAGTGTAAGCCCGGTAAGCCTGGCAAGACCGAGTTCAATTGTCGTAAATGAAAAATAATATTAAAGCAGTGGTAATGCAGTCGTATCCTTTAATCGCTGTAGTGCGAAGCTCGATTTAACATCTAACACCGCCGGATGGCGCAGCAGCGTCTCCATCATGAAGCGCGAAAAATGCGTCATGTCTTCAACGTGCACCCGCAACAAATAATCCATTTCACCAGTCATCGCGTAACAGGCTACGACTTCTGGCCAATGCGTTACCGACGCCGAAAAATCATCCCGTGGGGAATGCGTAATGGGCGTATTGGGGCGACTGCCGCTGGGTTGCGAAGCGCCATGTTTTTCCAGCCGGACGTTGACGTAAGCTAGTAGACCCAATCCAATTTTTTCCGGTGCGAGCAATGCGACATATTGGCGAATGACACCCGCTTCTTCCAGTCGTTTGATGCGTCGCAAGCAAGGGGACGGCGACAGGTTCACGCGCTCTGCCACCTCTTGATTGGTGAGGCGTCCATCTTCCTGCAAAATTGCCAGAATTTTGCGATCAGTTTTATCAAAGTCTATTGCGGCCATAAAAAACCCTTAATTAAATAATTTGAGCAATATTCGTGCCGTAAATATAGATTTTACAGCCACTTTGCAATTATCTGCTAGCCCCGTCCACTTATACTTAAATGCAGGAGTGGCGATAGAAGCGCGACATGGATAGCATTTTTGTTTGTAAAATCAAATATGGGTTATGCGGGCTATCCGAGGCATTCAAGTCAGCTTCACGCCACTTATCAGATCAATAACGCATTGAGGAGACCGGCATGGAATTTCAACCTTGGGATAATCCTATGGGGACCGATGGCTTTGAATTTATCGAATATGCAGCACCAGATCCAGCAGCGATGGCGGCGTTGTTTGAAAAAATGGGCTTCACAGCGATTGCCCGCCACCGCCATAAAGCCGTCACCTTGTATCGTCAAGGTGACATTAATTTTATAATCAATGCCGAGCAGGATTCTTTCGCACAGCGTTTTGCACGTCAGCATGGACCGTCGGTTTGCGCGATTGCGTTACGCGTCAAGGATGCCGCCTTTGCTTATAAGCGCGCGCTGGAACTGGGCGCATGGGGTTTTGACAATCGAACCGGCCCGATGGAGTTAAATATCCCTGCAATCAAAGGCGTGGGCGATTCCTTGATTTATTTCGTGGACCGTTGGCACGGCAAGAACACCACAGGCGGAATTGGCGATATCAGTATTTACGACGTCGATTTCATTGCCATCCCTGGCGCGGAAACAAAGCAGACCGGATGTGGTTTGACATACATCGATCATTTGACGCATAACGTGCATCGCGGTCGTATGAAAGAATGGGCGGATTTTTACGAGAATTTGTTCAACTTTCGCGAAGTGCGATATTTCGATATTGAAGGTAAGTTAACCGGATTGAAGTCCAAAGCGATGACCTCGCCTTGCGGAAAAATTCGCATTCCGATTAACGAATCGTCCGACGATAAATCACAAATAGCAGAATATCTTGACCTGTATCATGGTGAAGGGATTCAACACATTGCGCTGGGAACGGATGATATTTATACCAGTATCACCGACATGAAAGTCCGCGATGTCGCGTTTCAGGACACGATAGAAACCTATTACGATATTGTGGACCGGCGCTTGCCTGCGCACGGTGAACGACTGGATGATTTGAAACGTTTGCGCATTCTGATTGATGGCACCAGTAATGCCACTGAGCGAGAGTTACTGTTGCAGATATTTACGCAAAATGTGATCGGGCCGATTTTTTTTGAGATTATTCAGCGTAAGGGGGATCAAGGTTTTGGTGAGGGAAATTTCCGGGCGCTGTTTGAGTCCATTGAGCTGGATCAAATCAAGCGAGGCGTGCTTAAGGACGTGACTGTAACCCCGCCGCATTGAGTTAATAATGGATACCGATATCCAATGATTTTTAGGAACTGATGATGAACACACGTGCAAACAATGATGTCCTGAGCGTGGCCAGTGCGGATGATGACGCACTAATTAATGCGGTCAGCAATAAAGCAAACGTGACGGCAGACGCGAAGCCAGATCATGGCGTAAATACAGCAGATTTTTTTGCAACAGTTGCTGAAAAGTCAGACGGAGTGGGCCTTCGCGGCGACTACCGAAAAATCGATGCCAACTACGTGGTTCAGCAGGATTGGGACGCCTATACACCGGAACAACATGCGCTCTGGCGACGCCTGTACCAGCGTCAGGCCAAGCTCATCCCGGGACGTGCGTGTGACGTCTTTATCGAGAGTCTGGAACGTTTGAATATTGGCGATGGCATTCCGCGTTTTGAGGACACGTCAGCACTTTTATTGAAGGCAACCGGCTGGTGTTTGGTAGCTGTGCCGGGACTGATCCCTGATCACACTTTTTTTGATCACTTGGCAAACCGCCGCTTTCCCGTGACCGTGTGGCTGCGCGAGCCAGAAGAGTTTGACTATATTGTTGAGCCGGATGTTTTTCATGATTTTTTTGGCCATGTGCCGTTGCTGTTTAATCCTATTTTTGCCGACCATTTGCAAGAGTATGGCAAAGGCGGTTTGAAAGCGTTAAAAGTCGATGGTCTGGCAATGTTGGCACGGTTGTACTGGTACACGATTGAATTTGGTTTGATCGAGAGCCCGTCAGGTTTGCGTGTGTATGGCGCGGGTATTTTGTCGTCTGGTGGAGAGATTGAACACAGCCTGACCAACCCTGCTGCAAGGCGGATTCCGTTCGACCTGGAACGGATTATGCGCACCTTATACAAAATCGATTCGTATCAGGAAACCTATTTCGTCATTCGTGATTTTCAGCAGTTATTTGATGAAACGGCACCAGATTTCTTGCCACTTTATCAAGGGATAGCCTCTATGGAGCCGCTGCCAGCGAATGCGTTACAAATGGGTGAAACTAATCTGCCGCATAACTAACTTAACGGCGTTATAAAGCGCTTAAAAAGGCATCGCGGATTGCAAAACCATGGACAAAAAAAACGGATTCTGCCGCGGTGGGCAGAATCCGTAACTAGTGAATAAGGGAACACTAGAGGGAGGTTTATCCGAAGCGACCGGTCCAGGGGAGGTCATCAGCCGCTCCAAACAAGACATCATTACACCCTTAACACTTGATGTTTTCCACGGGACTTACGCCTTGTTACAGTTGTTACCATATGCCAAGTTTTCTTTGGACCAGTATTATTTGCCGTAATACTCCGCAATCTCGTAGCCCCTATAGTGCATCAGGACGAAACTTGGCTTATCATGGAAATGCAGCAAAATTAATGCACATAAAGAATGATTCGCTCATAAGGCGAAGACGTTTTAATCATGCTTGTGCGTGTACATGATCTTTATCCAGATCCTTACAAAGATACATACACAGGCGTAGTGCAATCAAAAACATAATTTTTGGCACGGAGACTGAATGAACGCACCACTAACAGCAGAATTGCTGACCACTGACTCGCCTTTAGCGACTCCCCCTGAATCTGGCGATGTTTCCATCTCCCATTCTGTTCCCATATCGCTAGACGACAAATTCACGCTTGAGCGCGGACGGGCGTTTATGACCGGCACGCAAGCGATCGTGCGGTTGCCGATGTTGCAACATCAGCGCGACGTTTTGGCTGGCCTAAATACCGCCGGATACATTACCGGTTATCGCGGGTCGCCATTAGGCGGCGTCGATTTGATGGCGGCCAAGGCAAAAAA is a genomic window of Glaciimonas sp. CA11.2 containing:
- a CDS encoding GNAT family N-acetyltransferase, whose product is MSAADNPVIVKMPRPTIYVKELSRHARKRLLRHFLALDSGDRLLRFGSVLPDTLVTRYVEGLDFDRDTIFGVYDRKLRLLGAGHLAFAPREALPSMRAATTKERVAEFGVSVSTIARGMGVGTRLFERAAIHCRNADIDTLYVHCLSSNKVMMHIAKKAGMTIHRDYGEADAYLKLLPASPATVILEAMQEQVATLDYTLKANVRAALKWLGNLPGFKRK
- a CDS encoding Lrp/AsnC family transcriptional regulator; protein product: MAAIDFDKTDRKILAILQEDGRLTNQEVAERVNLSPSPCLRRIKRLEEAGVIRQYVALLAPEKIGLGLLAYVNVRLEKHGASQPSGSRPNTPITHSPRDDFSASVTHWPEVVACYAMTGEMDYLLRVHVEDMTHFSRFMMETLLRHPAVLDVKSSFALQRLKDTTALPLL
- the phhA gene encoding phenylalanine 4-monooxygenase, with protein sequence MMNTRANNDVLSVASADDDALINAVSNKANVTADAKPDHGVNTADFFATVAEKSDGVGLRGDYRKIDANYVVQQDWDAYTPEQHALWRRLYQRQAKLIPGRACDVFIESLERLNIGDGIPRFEDTSALLLKATGWCLVAVPGLIPDHTFFDHLANRRFPVTVWLREPEEFDYIVEPDVFHDFFGHVPLLFNPIFADHLQEYGKGGLKALKVDGLAMLARLYWYTIEFGLIESPSGLRVYGAGILSSGGEIEHSLTNPAARRIPFDLERIMRTLYKIDSYQETYFVIRDFQQLFDETAPDFLPLYQGIASMEPLPANALQMGETNLPHN
- the hppD gene encoding 4-hydroxyphenylpyruvate dioxygenase, with the protein product MEFQPWDNPMGTDGFEFIEYAAPDPAAMAALFEKMGFTAIARHRHKAVTLYRQGDINFIINAEQDSFAQRFARQHGPSVCAIALRVKDAAFAYKRALELGAWGFDNRTGPMELNIPAIKGVGDSLIYFVDRWHGKNTTGGIGDISIYDVDFIAIPGAETKQTGCGLTYIDHLTHNVHRGRMKEWADFYENLFNFREVRYFDIEGKLTGLKSKAMTSPCGKIRIPINESSDDKSQIAEYLDLYHGEGIQHIALGTDDIYTSITDMKVRDVAFQDTIETYYDIVDRRLPAHGERLDDLKRLRILIDGTSNATERELLLQIFTQNVIGPIFFEIIQRKGDQGFGEGNFRALFESIELDQIKRGVLKDVTVTPPH